One Corynebacterium tuberculostearicum DNA window includes the following coding sequences:
- a CDS encoding LppP/LprE family lipoprotein, whose product MPKSLSLPLAVLAVTAVAALSGCSNSTDSTEAADKPNFTGTAPSSSAAAASDTEAESQSSATDSPAEETTTEAAADKDENDADKDAEGGGKNKIIPVEALDSLWVPALCDNQAGNLEGGFLPENLKAGYPHAMAGLKRNQDDTPKGAYADINGDGRDEAVITYVCNKGGTGWPDNLLIYDNDLNYLTKVDDWEREGMPPARGHIQQLQWTKDTVTVTWRAYADDDPACCATEEFTGNLTLDGDRPHLAVTGHRQVAG is encoded by the coding sequence ATGCCTAAATCCCTATCTCTCCCTCTTGCCGTCCTCGCGGTGACCGCCGTTGCCGCCTTGAGCGGCTGTTCCAATTCCACTGACTCCACCGAGGCCGCGGATAAGCCGAATTTCACCGGCACTGCCCCGAGCTCCTCTGCGGCGGCCGCTTCCGATACAGAGGCCGAGTCTCAGTCCTCGGCCACGGACTCCCCGGCAGAAGAAACCACCACCGAAGCCGCAGCGGATAAAGATGAAAACGATGCAGACAAGGACGCCGAGGGCGGCGGGAAAAATAAGATCATCCCGGTAGAGGCCCTCGATTCCCTGTGGGTACCGGCGTTGTGCGATAACCAAGCTGGCAACCTAGAAGGCGGCTTTTTGCCGGAAAACCTGAAGGCCGGCTACCCCCATGCGATGGCTGGCCTGAAACGGAATCAGGACGATACGCCAAAGGGCGCCTACGCGGATATCAACGGTGATGGCAGGGACGAAGCCGTTATTACCTACGTCTGTAATAAGGGCGGTACGGGGTGGCCGGATAACTTGCTGATCTATGACAACGACCTGAATTACCTCACCAAGGTGGATGATTGGGAACGCGAGGGAATGCCACCCGCGCGTGGGCATATCCAGCAGCTGCAGTGGACCAAAGATACGGTCACCGTTACCTGGCGTGCCTATGCTGACGATGACCCGGCCTGCTGCGCTACTGAAGAATTCACCGGAAACCTCACGTTGGACGGGGATAGGCCGCACCTTGCGGTAACCGGTCACCGGCAGGTTGCCGGCTAG
- a CDS encoding DUF202 domain-containing protein, protein MASPLFDPGLQPERTRLSWQRTLLALSLVVLGVMRAVSVHVFLPLVFLAAGVVALALAVWQRAALVDAALSTHRSLPHAIILVSTAGLVSLLAAFALWGLFF, encoded by the coding sequence TTGGCTAGCCCACTTTTTGATCCCGGCCTGCAGCCCGAACGCACCCGCCTATCGTGGCAGCGCACCCTTCTGGCGTTGTCCTTGGTGGTGCTGGGGGTAATGCGGGCGGTAAGCGTGCACGTCTTCTTGCCACTGGTCTTCCTGGCCGCCGGCGTTGTGGCGTTGGCCTTGGCTGTGTGGCAGCGTGCCGCGCTTGTCGACGCCGCCTTGTCCACCCACCGCTCCCTCCCCCACGCCATCATCCTTGTGAGCACCGCGGGGCTCGTGTCCCTGCTGGCTGCCTTCGCGCTGTGGGGGCTCTTCTTCTAG
- a CDS encoding YidH family protein produces the protein MSDSRFPRSVFAVGTDPDPRFTLANERTFLAWIRTSLALIAGGVALEAFDVPLPAELRSAVSVFMLVVAIILPLVAWVHWKQSERAMREERPLPFSFAIPVLVVAIMVVAGALVVGEFLG, from the coding sequence ATGAGTGACTCGAGGTTTCCCCGCTCGGTGTTCGCGGTTGGCACCGACCCTGATCCGCGTTTCACGCTTGCTAATGAACGCACGTTCTTGGCCTGGATCCGCACCTCCCTGGCTTTGATTGCTGGTGGCGTGGCGCTGGAGGCCTTTGACGTGCCCCTGCCGGCTGAATTGCGCTCTGCAGTGTCGGTATTTATGCTGGTCGTCGCCATTATTCTGCCGCTCGTGGCATGGGTGCATTGGAAGCAGTCCGAACGCGCGATGCGCGAGGAACGCCCGTTGCCCTTTAGCTTTGCCATCCCGGTGCTCGTCGTGGCGATCATGGTGGTAGCGGGCGCGCTTGTGGTGGGCGAGTTCCTTGGCTAG
- a CDS encoding NUDIX hydrolase, producing the protein MIEVAAVVFRNSFGHVLTVRKESSTKFQLPGGKLEVGETPVQAAAREVAEEIGVDVRLPELSPLGTFDAPAANEPGETVRGRIFTYPRPVLARAAAEIAEIAWVDPTNPDRELAHLLRDEVFPALRP; encoded by the coding sequence ATGATTGAAGTTGCCGCCGTAGTTTTCCGTAATTCCTTTGGCCATGTCCTCACCGTGCGCAAGGAGTCTTCCACCAAGTTCCAGCTGCCCGGCGGCAAGCTAGAGGTCGGCGAAACCCCAGTACAGGCCGCGGCCCGCGAGGTCGCAGAGGAAATCGGCGTTGATGTCCGCCTCCCTGAGCTATCCCCACTCGGGACCTTCGATGCCCCGGCCGCCAACGAACCCGGCGAGACCGTGCGCGGACGCATCTTTACTTATCCGCGCCCCGTCCTTGCCCGCGCTGCCGCAGAAATTGCCGAAATCGCGTGGGTCGACCCCACCAACCCGGACCGCGAGCTCGCCCACCTCTTGCGCGACGAGGTCTTTCCCGCCTTGCGTCCCTAA
- a CDS encoding hemolysin III family channel protein, with product MPQPSTPGPITTICILVLGVISSVIAILLVPALFHEVTSLRAAAFTGSFIFGTGMLVLFRRCAAYQR from the coding sequence ATGCCGCAACCATCCACACCTGGGCCTATCACAACGATTTGTATCCTCGTCCTCGGAGTTATTAGCTCTGTTATCGCCATTCTCTTGGTGCCCGCCCTCTTCCACGAGGTCACTTCTTTGCGTGCTGCGGCATTTACCGGAAGCTTTATCTTCGGCACCGGCATGCTCGTGCTCTTCCGCCGCTGCGCCGCGTACCAGCGCTAA
- the hisC gene encoding histidinol-phosphate transaminase, with translation MIRPDLKAIPAYVAGARNDDALKLSSNEAAHPPLPEAAAAMAEAVTKANRYPDIAATALREDLAAHLGVDYGQVAVGTGSSALCQQLVEIAATPGDEILFPWRSFEAYPIFAQVVGAHPIPVPLGADQRVDLPAMADKITDKTRLIFVCNPNNPSGTTVTKEEFAAFMDAVPADVLVALDEAYIEYNRATNTPLGTELVGTYPNLVCLRTFSKAYGLAGVRIGYAFGPENIIEALNKVAIPFSASTVAQVGARAALAAQDSLRERTDEAVGQRERLEEALQDWGVPHSEANHVWLPAANLARLGTPQEVAARLADRGVLVRAFSEGIRITVTTEEETDTLLQAWNATIGG, from the coding sequence ATGATTCGCCCAGACCTGAAAGCCATCCCCGCCTACGTCGCCGGTGCGCGCAACGATGACGCGCTCAAGCTTTCCTCCAACGAGGCGGCGCACCCGCCGCTGCCGGAGGCGGCCGCAGCCATGGCAGAGGCCGTGACGAAGGCCAACCGTTACCCGGACATTGCGGCCACCGCGCTGCGCGAGGACCTCGCCGCGCACCTGGGCGTGGATTATGGACAGGTTGCGGTGGGCACCGGATCGTCCGCGCTGTGCCAACAGTTGGTAGAAATTGCCGCCACTCCGGGCGATGAAATTCTCTTCCCATGGCGCTCCTTCGAGGCCTACCCCATCTTCGCCCAGGTAGTCGGCGCCCACCCCATCCCGGTTCCGCTAGGTGCAGACCAGCGCGTGGATCTGCCGGCCATGGCGGACAAGATTACGGACAAGACCCGGCTTATCTTCGTGTGCAATCCCAATAACCCGTCCGGCACCACGGTGACCAAGGAGGAGTTCGCCGCCTTCATGGATGCCGTGCCTGCCGACGTCCTCGTTGCCCTCGACGAGGCCTATATCGAATACAACCGTGCCACCAACACTCCGTTGGGTACGGAGCTGGTGGGCACCTATCCCAACCTGGTGTGCCTGCGCACCTTCTCAAAGGCTTATGGCCTGGCCGGGGTGCGCATCGGTTATGCCTTTGGCCCGGAAAATATTATTGAGGCCCTCAATAAGGTGGCCATCCCCTTCTCCGCTAGCACCGTGGCGCAGGTTGGTGCGCGCGCGGCATTGGCGGCGCAGGATTCGCTGCGGGAGCGCACCGATGAGGCCGTCGGCCAGCGCGAGCGCCTAGAAGAAGCCTTGCAGGACTGGGGAGTGCCGCATTCCGAGGCAAACCATGTCTGGCTGCCGGCCGCGAATCTGGCCCGCCTTGGTACCCCGCAGGAGGTGGCCGCCCGCCTGGCCGATCGCGGCGTGCTCGTGCGCGCGTTTAGCGAAGGCATACGCATTACCGTGACCACCGAGGAAGAAACCGACACCCTACTGCAGGCGTGGAACGCAACCATAGGAGGCTAA
- a CDS encoding phage holin family protein, with the protein MRSLINFALNVFAIAVALWAVVAVIPGITITPAETGNFIAIAIVFIIINAVVMPVLRVLGAPLTCLTLGLFSLVINGAALIIVEWALNSLDLGIGHLVIDSWGAAIIGAIVLSIVSSVINFFTSPLRQRD; encoded by the coding sequence ATGCGCTCACTCATTAACTTTGCCCTGAACGTCTTTGCCATCGCGGTGGCGCTGTGGGCGGTAGTTGCCGTGATTCCCGGCATCACCATCACCCCGGCAGAGACCGGCAATTTCATCGCCATCGCCATCGTTTTCATCATTATTAATGCCGTGGTCATGCCGGTCCTGCGCGTCCTCGGCGCGCCGCTGACCTGCCTGACGCTCGGGCTTTTCTCCCTCGTCATCAACGGTGCCGCGCTCATCATCGTGGAGTGGGCGCTCAATTCCCTGGACCTGGGAATCGGCCACCTCGTCATCGACTCCTGGGGCGCCGCGATCATCGGCGCCATCGTGCTGTCCATCGTCAGCAGCGTCATCAACTTCTTTACTAGCCCGCTGCGGCAGCGCGATTAG
- a CDS encoding MoaD/ThiS family protein: MLTVHYFAAARAAAGVASEQVEAPATLGDLVAQLSEEHTGTTEAGMSLKEVLGRCSFLIDGAGNTAMDSPLAGVTRVDVLPPFAGG, translated from the coding sequence ATGTTGACCGTTCACTATTTCGCCGCCGCCCGCGCCGCTGCGGGCGTGGCTTCTGAGCAGGTAGAAGCCCCCGCCACCTTGGGTGATCTGGTGGCGCAGCTGAGCGAGGAGCATACCGGCACCACCGAGGCCGGCATGAGCCTGAAGGAGGTCTTGGGGCGCTGTAGCTTTCTTATCGACGGCGCCGGGAACACCGCCATGGATTCCCCACTGGCTGGCGTCACCCGGGTGGACGTCCTGCCGCCGTTTGCGGGCGGCTAA
- a CDS encoding molybdopterin molybdotransferase MoeA gives MRTPETHAREVAAALPARQATTVPLTQAQDMVLAADIHAGFPSPRFDNSQMDGYALPQCAAGTYPVGPTIAAGTEPAQVLDGPLASACPIMTGAKVPEGTAAIVPIERCEPREFLAPGGRITVPETSPGQFIRRTGSDLEEGALLAARGDKLTPVRLAALASQGIAEVEVYRPARILICTGGAEIGHGSAAIPDANAPLLTAMAGRVGIDVAGYITTDDDPQALERAFTEAIAQHHPDAIITSGGISAGKFEVVRQVLDGWFGHVDQQPGGPQGIAAFDGTPVISLPGNPISTLVSFRLFVAPALGWAPRPFLVPLAAGVEGLPHKDQFRRGRVDSRAHILGGASSHLLAQAADATHLIRIPAGQRLEEGQEVEVYPL, from the coding sequence ATGCGCACACCCGAGACTCACGCGCGCGAGGTCGCAGCGGCCCTGCCCGCACGCCAAGCCACCACCGTGCCCCTCACCCAGGCGCAGGATATGGTTCTGGCTGCGGATATCCACGCCGGGTTCCCCTCCCCTCGCTTTGATAACTCCCAGATGGATGGCTACGCCCTCCCGCAGTGTGCGGCCGGGACCTACCCGGTGGGCCCCACCATCGCGGCCGGCACTGAGCCCGCCCAGGTTCTCGACGGCCCACTTGCCAGCGCCTGCCCCATCATGACCGGCGCCAAGGTGCCGGAAGGAACTGCAGCCATCGTGCCCATCGAGCGCTGCGAACCACGAGAATTCCTCGCCCCGGGCGGCCGCATCACCGTGCCAGAGACCTCGCCAGGCCAATTCATCCGCCGCACCGGCTCCGATCTGGAAGAAGGCGCCCTCCTTGCCGCCCGCGGCGATAAACTCACCCCTGTGCGCTTGGCCGCCCTCGCCTCCCAAGGAATCGCCGAGGTAGAGGTCTACCGCCCCGCCCGCATCCTCATCTGCACCGGCGGCGCCGAGATCGGCCACGGCAGCGCCGCCATTCCGGATGCTAATGCGCCACTCTTAACGGCAATGGCCGGCCGCGTCGGCATCGACGTCGCCGGCTATATCACTACCGACGATGACCCACAGGCCCTAGAGCGCGCTTTCACGGAGGCCATCGCGCAACACCACCCGGATGCCATCATTACCTCAGGCGGAATCTCCGCCGGGAAATTTGAAGTAGTCCGCCAGGTACTCGATGGCTGGTTCGGCCATGTGGACCAGCAACCCGGTGGCCCGCAGGGCATCGCCGCATTCGACGGCACGCCGGTAATCAGCCTGCCCGGAAACCCCATTTCCACCTTGGTAAGTTTCCGCCTCTTCGTCGCCCCTGCGCTCGGTTGGGCTCCGCGGCCTTTCCTCGTCCCCCTTGCCGCGGGCGTCGAGGGCCTCCCGCACAAGGACCAATTTCGCCGCGGGCGCGTCGATTCCCGCGCCCATATCCTCGGTGGTGCCAGCTCCCACCTGCTCGCCCAAGCGGCAGACGCCACCCATCTCATCCGCATTCCTGCCGGTCAACGCTTGGAAGAAGGCCAAGAAGTTGAGGTTTACCCACTATGA
- a CDS encoding MogA/MoaB family molybdenum cofactor biosynthesis protein, with the protein MSPQRTAIVIVASTRAAAGIYDDRSGPIAVDFLRRKGFDCPDARIVPDADIAAAVAAAFAEKPAVILTSGGTGLTHDDQTVEAVAPHITRELPGIAVAFWQKGLESVPTAVASRAIAGVNDSTFAMTLPGSTGGVKDGCAVLEELIVPIVDMLEGKHEH; encoded by the coding sequence ATGAGTCCACAGCGCACCGCCATCGTCATCGTCGCCTCTACCCGCGCCGCCGCGGGCATCTACGACGACCGCTCCGGCCCCATCGCGGTGGACTTCTTGCGTCGCAAGGGCTTTGACTGCCCCGACGCGCGCATCGTCCCCGATGCCGATATTGCCGCCGCCGTTGCCGCCGCCTTTGCGGAAAAGCCCGCGGTCATCTTGACTTCTGGCGGCACTGGGCTGACACACGATGACCAGACGGTAGAGGCCGTAGCACCACACATCACCCGCGAGCTTCCTGGCATCGCGGTCGCCTTCTGGCAGAAGGGATTGGAAAGCGTGCCCACCGCGGTGGCCTCCCGCGCCATCGCCGGCGTCAATGACTCCACCTTTGCCATGACTCTTCCCGGTTCTACCGGCGGGGTAAAAGACGGCTGCGCGGTTTTGGAAGAATTGATCGTTCCGATCGTCGATATGTTAGAAGGAAAACATGAGCACTGA
- a CDS encoding molybdenum cofactor biosynthesis protein MoaE — protein sequence MSTDPSYVAEQTGRTIGTLLSDQPLESLLAAAKEEAATAAMGAVVTFEGVVRDHDGGRPNVTLLSYSAHPSAPEKLQDVTDSVAANHPVRLWAAHRTGDLKVGDLAFAVVAAAAHRGDAFRAAEECADRVKAEVPIWKEQSHSDGSTNWVGLE from the coding sequence ATGAGCACTGATCCCTCCTATGTGGCCGAGCAAACCGGCCGCACCATTGGCACGCTGCTGAGTGATCAACCCCTTGAATCCCTCCTTGCCGCTGCCAAAGAAGAGGCCGCCACGGCCGCCATGGGTGCTGTAGTCACGTTTGAAGGGGTTGTGCGCGATCACGATGGCGGCCGGCCGAATGTCACCCTGCTTTCCTATAGCGCCCACCCATCCGCGCCAGAGAAGCTGCAAGACGTCACCGATTCCGTCGCAGCCAACCACCCTGTGCGCCTGTGGGCCGCCCACCGCACGGGGGATCTCAAGGTCGGCGACCTCGCCTTTGCCGTAGTAGCTGCCGCCGCGCACCGCGGCGATGCATTCCGTGCCGCCGAGGAATGCGCCGATCGCGTCAAGGCAGAGGTCCCCATCTGGAAGGAGCAAAGCCACAGCGATGGCTCCACCAATTGGGTGGGCCTGGAATGA
- a CDS encoding ThiF family adenylyltransferase has translation MSIRYARQEALWGEDGQRKLSGAHVAVIGAGGLGSPALLYLAGAGVGRISLFDDDVVSPSNLHRQVIHTTAAIGAPKTESAAAAVHALNPEVNITCYGRLESATALKELRGCDLILDGTDNFDARYLSSWAAHELGIPHVWASILGFDAQLSVFWSGHGPVYEDVFPTAPAPGEVPSCSQAGVLGPVVGVVGSAMALEALKLITGVGTPLIGTLGYFDALSGTWEYIPLQPTGAQPTQPADAPEVREIPPHAPLIDVRTSPERAQSAIPNSAHFELDRILAGEDPDIEPDAAAVIYCASGIRSAQAVDVLRKRGFPHVVSLRGGINSWLEQQ, from the coding sequence ATGAGCATCCGCTATGCCCGCCAGGAAGCGCTCTGGGGCGAGGACGGTCAGCGCAAGCTCAGCGGCGCCCACGTAGCGGTCATCGGTGCCGGCGGCCTGGGCTCCCCGGCCCTGCTCTACCTCGCCGGAGCGGGTGTGGGCCGCATTTCGCTTTTCGACGACGACGTGGTCTCCCCCTCCAACCTGCACCGCCAAGTCATCCACACCACCGCCGCCATCGGCGCACCGAAGACGGAGTCCGCCGCGGCCGCCGTTCACGCGCTTAATCCGGAGGTGAATATCACCTGTTACGGCCGCCTCGAATCAGCGACGGCGCTGAAAGAATTGCGCGGCTGCGATCTGATCCTCGACGGCACCGATAACTTCGACGCGCGCTACCTCAGCTCCTGGGCTGCCCACGAGCTCGGCATCCCGCACGTATGGGCCTCCATCCTGGGCTTCGATGCCCAACTCAGCGTTTTCTGGTCCGGCCACGGCCCCGTCTACGAGGATGTCTTTCCTACAGCTCCCGCACCCGGCGAGGTTCCTTCCTGCTCGCAGGCCGGAGTCCTAGGCCCAGTGGTCGGCGTTGTCGGCTCAGCGATGGCGCTCGAAGCCCTCAAACTCATCACCGGCGTGGGCACCCCACTCATCGGCACGCTCGGCTACTTCGACGCCCTTTCGGGTACCTGGGAATATATCCCGCTCCAGCCCACCGGCGCGCAGCCTACTCAGCCGGCCGACGCCCCCGAGGTCCGCGAGATTCCCCCGCACGCCCCGCTTATCGACGTCCGCACCTCCCCCGAGCGTGCCCAATCCGCGATCCCCAATTCCGCACACTTTGAGCTCGACCGCATCCTCGCCGGCGAAGATCCTGACATCGAACCAGATGCTGCGGCCGTTATCTATTGCGCCAGCGGCATCCGCTCCGCCCAAGCCGTCGATGTCCTCCGCAAACGCGGCTTCCCCCACGTCGTCTCCTTGCGCGGCGGCATCAATTCCTGGCTCGAGCAGCAGTAA
- a CDS encoding NAD(P)H-quinone oxidoreductase, giving the protein MKAIVQTDPQDRRSLELREVAVPQLQPGEVLVKVHAAGVNRGDILQTMGAYPPPPGASEILGLEAAGTIADAGDTNWEVGTEVGCLLAGGGYAEYVAVPQGQLLPVPKGLSVEETAAVVEVGCTVWSNLGIEAGLHEGQRVLIHGGGGGIGTFAIQVAKALGAEVAVTAGSQEKLERCRELGADILIDYKEQDFVEELKGSCDVILDIIGAKYLEKNMKCLAKDGKLIIIGMQGGTKAEINLGAMLPKRLTIQGTTLRARDLEDKAQIVAGTVENVWPMLEDGRVKHALHATYPLADAAQAHTALDSGEVTGTLVLTV; this is encoded by the coding sequence ATGAAGGCCATCGTTCAGACCGACCCGCAGGATCGTCGGTCCTTAGAGCTCCGCGAAGTCGCTGTCCCGCAGCTGCAACCAGGTGAAGTACTCGTCAAGGTACACGCTGCCGGCGTTAACCGCGGCGATATCCTGCAGACGATGGGTGCCTATCCGCCGCCACCGGGAGCGTCCGAAATCTTGGGCTTAGAAGCAGCAGGCACCATTGCCGATGCCGGGGATACGAACTGGGAGGTAGGCACCGAGGTGGGCTGCCTGCTTGCCGGTGGTGGCTACGCCGAATACGTCGCGGTTCCGCAGGGCCAGCTGCTTCCCGTGCCCAAGGGGTTGAGCGTCGAGGAAACTGCAGCGGTGGTTGAGGTCGGATGCACCGTGTGGTCCAACCTGGGCATTGAGGCAGGCCTTCACGAGGGCCAGCGCGTCCTCATCCATGGCGGAGGCGGCGGCATTGGCACTTTTGCCATTCAGGTAGCCAAGGCCCTCGGCGCAGAGGTGGCGGTGACGGCCGGGTCGCAGGAGAAGTTGGAGCGTTGCCGCGAGCTGGGTGCCGATATTCTCATCGACTATAAGGAGCAGGACTTCGTAGAAGAGTTGAAGGGAAGCTGCGATGTCATTTTGGACATCATCGGTGCGAAATATCTGGAAAAGAATATGAAGTGCCTGGCTAAGGACGGCAAGCTCATCATCATTGGCATGCAAGGCGGTACCAAGGCGGAAATCAACTTGGGCGCTATGCTGCCCAAGCGCCTGACCATCCAGGGCACGACGCTGCGCGCCCGCGACTTAGAAGACAAGGCACAGATTGTGGCGGGCACGGTAGAAAATGTGTGGCCCATGTTGGAAGACGGCCGCGTAAAGCACGCGCTGCATGCTACTTACCCGCTTGCCGACGCCGCCCAGGCCCACACCGCCCTAGACAGCGGCGAGGTCACCGGCACCTTGGTTCTTACCGTTTAA
- a CDS encoding aminotransferase class V-fold PLP-dependent enzyme: MPAGASAHYDVFSVRGLYTGLSDGWTYLNAHAVPQISERVASGVARSFRMSTAVATQEGPGGAHSATPAPGRLEGDGNYTAARMAVADLTGSKADRVVLGPSLPVLYQSLAHAARPLLGSNSSVVLSKLDPPSLYSAFSEVKAETRWAQPDLGTGELPGFQFAELVDGSTRLVAFSAAHELLGTVSPAAEIIDTVHERSRAWTLLDVSAIAPYRPINFDDLGADILGLDLGLLGGPQLAALVFRDTRMFRRLDALDPVHTGKGSRKLETPISSGLAGGVGPLVDHLAALAGGESGSRRKRLRTSMDALSVYLEDLRADLYSFLSTLPAVHILGVTGEAAAGASDDRLPRLTFAVKGVPAETVYKRLFDNGLVTTLAPQTPLLTEMGVEEIGGAVTVALGPFNTYHDVEHLIRVVASLA; this comes from the coding sequence ATGCCAGCAGGAGCTTCGGCACACTACGACGTATTCAGTGTGCGCGGTTTATACACCGGGCTATCTGATGGTTGGACCTACCTCAACGCGCACGCGGTCCCCCAAATCTCTGAGCGCGTCGCCTCCGGCGTGGCGCGCTCCTTCCGGATGTCCACCGCAGTGGCCACCCAGGAGGGCCCAGGCGGCGCCCACTCTGCCACTCCCGCGCCGGGCCGTTTGGAAGGCGATGGTAATTACACCGCCGCACGCATGGCTGTAGCGGATCTGACCGGGTCCAAGGCGGACCGCGTGGTGCTTGGCCCGTCCTTGCCCGTGTTGTACCAGTCCTTGGCGCACGCGGCCCGCCCGCTATTGGGCAGCAACTCTTCGGTGGTGCTCTCCAAGCTGGATCCACCGTCTTTGTACTCGGCATTTTCTGAGGTCAAGGCAGAAACCCGCTGGGCCCAGCCAGACTTGGGCACGGGTGAGCTGCCAGGTTTCCAATTTGCCGAGCTTGTCGATGGCTCCACGCGCCTCGTTGCCTTCTCCGCCGCGCACGAGCTTTTGGGCACGGTATCCCCGGCCGCCGAGATCATTGACACCGTCCATGAGCGCTCCCGCGCCTGGACGCTTCTCGACGTCTCCGCGATCGCTCCCTACCGCCCCATCAACTTTGATGATCTCGGCGCCGATATCTTGGGCCTCGACCTGGGGCTGCTGGGCGGACCGCAGCTAGCGGCGCTTGTCTTCCGCGATACCCGCATGTTCCGCCGCCTCGACGCCCTCGATCCGGTGCATACCGGCAAGGGTTCTCGCAAGCTGGAAACACCCATTTCCTCTGGCTTGGCCGGCGGTGTCGGACCGCTCGTGGACCATCTTGCCGCCCTCGCCGGTGGGGAGAGCGGCTCGCGCCGCAAGCGTCTGCGCACCTCCATGGATGCGCTCAGCGTCTACTTGGAGGATCTGCGCGCTGACCTCTATTCCTTCTTGAGCACCCTGCCCGCCGTGCATATCCTCGGCGTGACCGGGGAGGCGGCCGCGGGCGCCTCCGACGATCGCCTGCCTCGCCTCACCTTCGCGGTAAAGGGTGTTCCGGCCGAGACGGTTTACAAGCGCCTCTTTGATAACGGACTTGTTACCACGCTTGCCCCGCAGACCCCGTTGCTTACGGAGATGGGCGTGGAAGAAATTGGCGGCGCCGTTACTGTTGCGCTCGGCCCCTTCAACACCTATCACGACGTTGAGCATCTCATCCGCGTCGTAGCCTCGCTGGCTTAA